In Iodobacter fluviatilis, one DNA window encodes the following:
- a CDS encoding NuoB/complex I 20 kDa subunit family protein produces MDAQSLASVQSADKGFVTTSLDTVINWTRTGSLWPMTFGLACCAVEMMHAGAARYDLDRFGIVFRPSPRQSDLMIVAGTLCNKMAPALRKVYDQMPEPRWVISMGSCANGGGYYHYSYSVVRGCDRIVPVDIYVPGCPPTAEALLYGIIQLQNKIKRTNTIARSGVLASERVNSGS; encoded by the coding sequence ATGGATGCTCAATCTTTAGCAAGTGTGCAGTCTGCAGACAAAGGTTTTGTGACAACTTCGCTCGATACCGTGATCAACTGGACACGCACTGGCTCTTTGTGGCCAATGACGTTTGGTCTGGCTTGCTGCGCGGTAGAAATGATGCATGCTGGCGCGGCGCGTTATGACTTGGATCGTTTCGGCATCGTTTTTCGCCCAAGCCCACGCCAGTCTGACCTGATGATTGTGGCGGGCACGCTCTGTAATAAGATGGCGCCTGCACTGCGTAAGGTTTATGACCAGATGCCTGAGCCACGTTGGGTGATCTCGATGGGATCCTGTGCTAATGGTGGTGGTTACTACCATTATTCTTACTCTGTTGTCCGTGGTTGTGACCGGATTGTGCCGGTTGATATCTATGTGCCGGGCTGTCCGCCAACTGCCGAGGCTTTGCTTTACGGCATTATTCAGCTACAGAATAAGATTAAGCGTACTAACACGATTGCGCGTTCAGGTGTATTGGCGAGTGAGAGGGTAAACAGTGGATCGTAA
- a CDS encoding NADH-quinone oxidoreductase subunit C has product MDSLKAVLGEIGGANIAKLVCALDEVTIEVPVAVWPEVALALRDNAALHFESCLDVCGVDYSTYKDAVWEGHRFAAVYHFLSYKHNVRLRVRVFCTDDDFPVVPSMVSVWPGLNWFEREAFDLFGIMFQGHPDLRRILTDYGFVGHPFRKDFPLSGYVEMRYDPEQGRVIYQPVTIDPRETTPRIIREENYGGC; this is encoded by the coding sequence ATGGACAGCCTGAAGGCCGTTCTGGGTGAGATAGGTGGCGCAAATATCGCCAAGCTGGTCTGTGCTCTGGATGAAGTCACTATCGAAGTGCCTGTAGCAGTATGGCCCGAAGTGGCTTTAGCTTTGCGTGATAATGCCGCATTGCACTTTGAATCCTGTCTGGATGTCTGCGGTGTGGATTACAGCACTTACAAAGACGCCGTATGGGAAGGCCACCGTTTTGCAGCGGTCTATCATTTCCTCTCTTACAAACACAATGTGCGTCTGCGTGTACGCGTGTTCTGTACGGATGATGATTTCCCTGTCGTGCCTTCCATGGTTTCTGTCTGGCCTGGTCTTAACTGGTTTGAGCGTGAAGCGTTCGACTTGTTTGGGATTATGTTCCAGGGGCACCCTGATTTGCGCCGCATCCTGACTGATTATGGTTTTGTTGGTCATCCTTTCCGTAAGGATTTTCCGCTTTCTGGCTACGTAGAAATGCGTTACGACCCTGAGCAGGGCCGTGTTATCTACCAGCCTGTCACTATCGATCCGCGAGAAACAACGCCGCGTATCATCCGCGAGGAGAATTACGGTGGCTGCTGA
- a CDS encoding NADH-quinone oxidoreductase subunit D, with the protein MAAEIRNYTLNFGPQHPAAHGVLRLVLELDGEVVERADPHIGLLHRGTEKLAESKTYIQSLPYMDRLDYVSMMCNEHAYCMAIEKMTGIEVPLRAQYIRVMFDEITRILNHLMWIGAHGIDCGAMTIFLYAFREREDLMDCYEAVSGARMHAAYYRPGGVYRDLPDQMPQYQASKVRNAAAIKKLNGNREGSLLDFIEDFTNRFPTYVDEYETLLTDNRIWKQRTVGIGIITPERALALGLTGPMLRGSGVEWDLRKKQPYEVYGALDFDIPVGKNGDCYDRYLVRVEEMRQSNRIIKQCVAWLKANPGPVIVDNHKVASPSRGGMKANMEELIHHFKLFTEGMHVPEGEAYAAVEHPKGEFGIYMVSDGANKPYRLKIRAPGFAHLASLDEMARGHMLSDVVAIIGTQDVVFGEIDR; encoded by the coding sequence GTGGCTGCTGAAATCCGTAACTACACGCTGAATTTTGGACCGCAGCATCCTGCCGCGCACGGTGTTTTGCGCTTGGTGCTTGAGTTAGACGGTGAAGTGGTCGAACGTGCTGATCCGCACATTGGCCTGCTGCACCGCGGTACTGAAAAATTAGCTGAATCAAAAACCTATATTCAATCGCTCCCTTATATGGATCGGCTTGATTACGTGTCGATGATGTGTAATGAGCACGCCTATTGCATGGCGATTGAAAAAATGACGGGCATCGAAGTTCCGCTTCGTGCTCAGTATATCCGTGTGATGTTTGATGAAATCACCCGGATTCTGAATCACCTGATGTGGATTGGTGCGCACGGTATTGACTGCGGCGCGATGACCATCTTCTTGTACGCCTTCCGTGAGCGTGAAGATCTGATGGACTGCTATGAAGCAGTGTCAGGCGCGCGTATGCATGCGGCCTATTATCGCCCGGGTGGAGTTTACCGAGATCTGCCGGATCAAATGCCGCAGTACCAAGCTTCTAAGGTACGTAATGCTGCCGCGATCAAAAAATTAAACGGCAACCGTGAAGGTTCTTTGCTCGATTTTATCGAAGACTTCACTAACCGCTTTCCAACCTATGTGGATGAATACGAAACCCTGCTGACAGATAACCGTATCTGGAAACAGCGTACTGTGGGTATTGGTATTATCACGCCTGAACGTGCTCTGGCACTGGGGCTGACTGGCCCTATGCTGCGTGGCTCGGGTGTGGAGTGGGATCTGCGTAAGAAACAACCGTACGAAGTTTACGGTGCACTGGACTTTGATATTCCGGTCGGTAAAAATGGCGACTGCTATGACCGTTATCTGGTTCGTGTTGAAGAAATGCGCCAGTCCAACCGTATTATTAAGCAGTGCGTAGCATGGCTGAAAGCCAATCCTGGCCCTGTGATTGTAGATAATCATAAAGTGGCATCACCTTCACGTGGCGGCATGAAAGCCAATATGGAAGAGCTGATTCACCACTTCAAACTGTTTACCGAAGGCATGCATGTTCCGGAAGGCGAAGCTTACGCCGCTGTTGAACATCCTAAGGGTGAGTTTGGTATCTACATGGTGTCCGATGGCGCCAATAAACCTTACCGCCTGAAAATTCGTGCGCCGGGCTTTGCTCACTTAGCATCTTTAGATGAAATGGCGCGCGGCCATATGTTGTCCGATGTGGT